The following are encoded together in the Tatumella ptyseos genome:
- the rplS gene encoding 50S ribosomal protein L19: protein MSNIIKQIEQEQMKQDVPSFRPGDNVEVKVWVVEGSKKRLQAFEGVVIAIRNRGLHSAFTVRKISNGEGVERVFQTHSPVIDSITVKRRGAVRQAKLYYLRERTGKSARIKERLN from the coding sequence ATGAGCAACATTATTAAACAAATTGAACAAGAGCAGATGAAACAGGACGTACCTTCCTTCCGTCCAGGTGACAATGTGGAAGTGAAAGTATGGGTCGTTGAAGGTTCTAAAAAACGTCTGCAGGCATTCGAGGGCGTGGTTATCGCTATTCGTAACCGCGGTCTGCACTCTGCATTCACTGTTCGTAAGATTTCAAACGGCGAAGGTGTTGAGCGTGTTTTCCAAACTCACTCACCTGTTATTGACAGCATTACTGTCAAACGTCGTGGTGCTGTACGTCAAGCTAAACTGTACTACCTGCGTGAGCGTACTGGTAAGTCTGCTCGTATCAAAGAGCGTCTTAACTAA
- a CDS encoding fimbrial protein, which translates to MNFKTKVVVLSALITASLFSGSAVTAKDGTITFTGQISDATCDISGGDETNANQGPDFKVTLPTVSTTALKEKGQYAGDTPFYINLSGTKCPEGKLANVVFERAQSMNIDTETGFLKNHTITGAAKNVQVRILNKDKKALDLNKINASHQPVTINNNTGRFEYWGQYVATGQATAGTVETNVVYSISYN; encoded by the coding sequence ATGAATTTTAAAACTAAGGTTGTAGTACTTTCAGCATTAATTACAGCATCTTTATTCTCAGGAAGTGCAGTAACAGCCAAGGATGGAACTATCACCTTCACTGGGCAAATATCGGATGCAACTTGTGATATTTCAGGAGGCGATGAGACCAATGCTAATCAAGGTCCAGATTTCAAGGTTACACTACCAACAGTCAGCACTACGGCACTCAAGGAAAAAGGGCAATATGCGGGCGATACTCCTTTTTATATCAATTTATCGGGGACTAAATGCCCTGAAGGGAAATTAGCAAATGTAGTATTCGAGCGAGCACAAAGTATGAATATCGATACTGAGACTGGTTTCTTGAAAAACCATACCATAACCGGTGCTGCTAAGAATGTTCAAGTAAGGATACTCAACAAAGATAAAAAGGCACTAGATCTAAATAAAATTAATGCTAGTCATCAACCAGTTACAATAAATAATAATACTGGAAGATTCGAATACTGGGGGCAATATGTAGCAACAGGGCAAGCTACGGCGGGTACAGTAGAAACGAACGTAGTATACAGCATCTCTTATAATTAA
- a CDS encoding DUF2171 domain-containing protein, with the protein MVTKAQILDHAEVVDKNGDFVGVVDHFESEDQIKLVKKAPNADGSHHLIPLAWVTSVDDNKVILSKTLQEVEQEWKAV; encoded by the coding sequence ATGGTAACTAAAGCTCAAATCCTAGATCATGCAGAAGTAGTTGATAAGAATGGCGACTTTGTGGGCGTTGTCGACCATTTTGAAAGTGAAGATCAAATTAAATTAGTTAAAAAAGCACCTAACGCAGACGGCAGCCACCACTTAATTCCCCTCGCGTGGGTAACCAGCGTGGACGATAACAAGGTTATCTTGTCTAAGACGCTACAAGAAGTTGAACAAGAGTGGAAGGCAGTATAA
- a CDS encoding glycoside hydrolase family 15 protein: MKNSQYHSPVRQQGTIGLGDYAAIGEGRSVALIAPDGGIDWWCVPHMDSPALFDRILDNDIGGYFSLTPTEEYRVQRHYREDSNILETEFITASGRALVTESINSNLAGPLPWNELARRIEGKEGNVEFQLSIRFGTQVETRSPWLDTTAQGNVFHIGDLMVMLRCSDDFQMVTCEGNSVLAQFTTQPASSSLCALLVSQAEPLAVPTIDAIDKRIETSHLAWQNWVENLNYQGSYPQHVIRSALALKFLWFSPTGALAAAATTSLPEGIGGEKNYDYRYAWIRDACLIIKSFVYLGALEDCQAAYSWLSKTIMRHGEELLTCYTLEGGEVPAETYLALQGYKDSQPVRKGNNARDQRQLSMYGDMLAVGQLFVQSGHILDLETSRLLSRLANQCADRWRLKDSGMWELPTLQHYTHSKMACWLALDVAVELADAGHLEATWRERWATERDSIAQWVEQHCWSETRQAYRFYAGDNDELDAALTLVYRYGDRINKSRMLATYRAMIDELGHGGPHLYRYSHVEKEESTFVACSFWMVEALAALDENALAEQNMETILETLCDRGNVETFNEMFDIRTGEWRGNLPQGLSHLALICAAQALGNQPLSGC; the protein is encoded by the coding sequence TTGAAGAATAGTCAATATCACTCCCCCGTACGTCAGCAAGGTACTATCGGGCTTGGCGACTACGCCGCCATTGGCGAAGGCCGTTCCGTCGCATTGATTGCACCGGATGGCGGTATCGACTGGTGGTGCGTCCCTCACATGGACTCACCTGCATTATTTGACCGCATATTGGATAACGATATTGGTGGCTATTTCAGTTTGACTCCCACTGAGGAGTATCGCGTTCAACGACATTATCGCGAAGACAGTAATATCTTGGAAACGGAGTTCATCACTGCATCGGGTCGGGCATTAGTGACTGAATCCATTAATAGTAATCTCGCTGGTCCCCTTCCTTGGAATGAATTAGCCAGAAGAATCGAGGGGAAAGAGGGTAACGTTGAGTTTCAACTTAGTATCCGGTTTGGGACCCAAGTCGAAACTCGCTCACCTTGGCTCGATACAACCGCGCAAGGTAATGTTTTCCATATCGGTGACTTGATGGTGATGCTACGTTGCAGTGATGATTTCCAGATGGTGACCTGTGAAGGCAATAGCGTCCTCGCTCAATTCACCACCCAGCCTGCTAGCTCATCGCTCTGCGCCCTACTCGTCTCTCAAGCTGAGCCATTGGCTGTTCCGACCATCGACGCGATTGATAAGCGTATCGAGACCAGTCATCTAGCTTGGCAAAATTGGGTAGAAAATTTGAATTATCAAGGAAGCTACCCACAACATGTTATCCGCTCCGCGCTCGCATTGAAATTTCTCTGGTTTTCACCAACGGGTGCCCTTGCTGCTGCTGCCACCACATCGCTACCTGAAGGGATCGGCGGGGAGAAAAACTATGACTATCGCTATGCTTGGATCCGTGATGCCTGCCTGATCATAAAATCTTTCGTCTATTTAGGCGCGTTAGAAGATTGCCAAGCTGCTTATTCGTGGCTCTCGAAAACGATTATGCGTCACGGCGAAGAACTACTCACCTGCTATACCTTAGAGGGAGGGGAGGTTCCTGCTGAAACCTACTTAGCATTACAAGGCTATAAGGATTCGCAACCCGTACGCAAAGGGAATAACGCTCGTGACCAGCGTCAATTGAGTATGTACGGAGATATGCTGGCCGTCGGGCAATTATTTGTCCAGTCGGGTCATATTCTTGATTTAGAAACGTCGCGGTTATTGAGTCGCTTAGCGAATCAATGTGCCGATCGCTGGCGATTGAAAGATTCTGGTATGTGGGAATTGCCAACATTGCAGCATTATACACACTCTAAGATGGCCTGCTGGTTAGCCTTGGACGTAGCAGTAGAGCTTGCCGATGCGGGGCATCTTGAAGCGACATGGCGCGAGCGTTGGGCAACTGAACGCGACAGTATCGCACAATGGGTCGAACAGCATTGCTGGTCCGAAACACGTCAAGCTTATCGGTTTTATGCTGGTGATAACGATGAATTGGATGCAGCCTTAACTTTGGTCTATCGCTATGGTGACCGGATCAATAAATCACGGATGCTTGCGACCTATCGTGCAATGATAGATGAGCTCGGGCACGGCGGCCCACATCTTTATCGTTACAGTCATGTTGAGAAAGAAGAGAGCACTTTTGTTGCCTGCTCATTTTGGATGGTCGAGGCGCTGGCTGCGCTTGATGAAAACGCACTGGCCGAGCAAAACATGGAAACGATTCTTGAGACTTTGTGTGACAGAGGGAATGTCGAGACCTTCAATGAAATGTTTGATATTCGTACCGGAGAATGGCGAGGAAATCTGCCACAGGGATTAAGTCATTTAGCTTTAATTTGTGCGGCGCAAGCGCTAGGTAATCAGCCGCTGTCTGGCTGTTAG
- the rimM gene encoding ribosome maturation factor RimM (Essential for efficient processing of 16S rRNA), translating to MTKTNSAQPPANPLILGKLGAPYGIRGWLKVFSSTENAESIFDYQPWFIQHAGKWQLIELESWRHHNQDLIIKVKGIDDRDAAAQLTNAEISVNAADLPALDNGDYYWKDLMGCKVVNLQGYEMGKVIDLMETGSNDVLVVKANLKDAFGAKERLIPFLDEQVIRKVDLDTSTIEVDWDPGF from the coding sequence ATGACCAAAACTAACTCCGCACAGCCTCCTGCTAACCCACTTATTTTGGGGAAGTTGGGTGCGCCCTACGGGATTCGCGGTTGGCTCAAAGTGTTTTCCTCCACCGAAAATGCTGAAAGTATTTTTGACTATCAACCTTGGTTTATTCAACACGCCGGTAAATGGCAGTTGATCGAACTGGAGAGTTGGCGTCATCACAATCAGGATCTGATTATCAAGGTCAAAGGTATTGATGATCGTGATGCAGCAGCCCAATTGACGAATGCCGAGATATCGGTTAACGCTGCTGACTTGCCTGCGCTGGATAATGGTGATTACTACTGGAAAGACCTAATGGGTTGCAAGGTGGTTAACCTCCAAGGCTACGAGATGGGGAAAGTCATTGATTTGATGGAAACCGGATCGAACGACGTATTAGTCGTTAAGGCAAACCTGAAAGATGCTTTTGGTGCGAAGGAGCGGTTAATTCCGTTTCTTGATGAACAGGTTATCAGAAAAGTCGATCTCGATACTTCAACCATTGAAGTCGATTGGGATCCTGGTTTTTGA
- a CDS encoding HlyC/CorC family transporter encodes MDSVSTTSLIIILVVMVLVSAWFAGSETGMMTLNRYKLRHHAKQGNRAAKRVEKLLKRPDLLISLVLIGNNLVNILASSLATIVGMRLYGNAGVAIATGVLTFVVLIFAEVLPKTIAALYPEKVAYPSSLLLGPIQTIMLPIVWLLNTITRFLMRLVGIKTETSMSSALSKEELRTIVYESRNLMSRRNQDMLLSVLDLEKVTVDDIMIPRNEIVGINVNDDWKTLSRQLTHSPHGRLVLYRDTLEDCVGMLRVREAWRTMNDKREFTKENLLRAADEIYFIPEGTALNQQLVKFQRNKKKTGLVIDEYGDIKGLVTIEDILEEIVGDFTTSMSPSLAEEVMPQNDGSVLIDGSANVREINKAFNWELPEDGARTINGMLLEFLEEIPETNTKVKLGTFAIDILDVQDNMVKQVRVVPNKPLKQS; translated from the coding sequence GTGGACTCTGTCTCGACCACGTCGTTGATTATTATTTTAGTTGTTATGGTTTTAGTTTCTGCTTGGTTCGCCGGTTCTGAAACCGGCATGATGACGCTTAACCGCTATAAATTGCGTCATCATGCTAAGCAGGGAAACCGAGCCGCTAAACGTGTTGAGAAACTACTAAAGCGTCCTGATTTGTTGATTAGCTTGGTACTTATCGGTAACAACTTAGTCAATATTCTCGCTTCATCGCTGGCAACCATTGTCGGAATGCGTCTGTATGGTAATGCCGGTGTTGCCATCGCCACTGGCGTATTAACCTTCGTGGTTTTGATTTTTGCAGAAGTCTTACCTAAGACAATTGCTGCCTTATATCCTGAAAAAGTTGCTTACCCTAGTAGCCTGTTACTCGGTCCTATTCAGACCATCATGCTGCCTATCGTCTGGTTGTTGAATACAATTACCCGCTTTCTTATGCGTTTAGTCGGCATTAAAACCGAGACGTCAATGAGTTCAGCACTCAGCAAAGAAGAGCTGAGAACCATTGTTTACGAGTCACGTAATCTCATGTCACGCCGTAATCAAGATATGTTGCTTTCCGTGTTAGACCTAGAAAAAGTCACTGTTGACGATATTATGATTCCCCGTAATGAAATCGTCGGCATTAACGTTAACGACGATTGGAAAACGTTGAGTCGTCAGCTCACTCACTCACCTCATGGGCGTTTGGTGCTCTATCGTGACACGCTTGAAGATTGCGTCGGTATGCTGCGTGTACGCGAAGCTTGGCGTACCATGAACGATAAGCGTGAGTTTACTAAAGAGAACTTATTACGAGCAGCAGATGAGATTTATTTCATTCCTGAGGGCACCGCGCTAAACCAACAGTTAGTGAAATTCCAACGCAATAAGAAAAAAACGGGCCTAGTTATCGATGAATACGGTGATATTAAGGGCTTGGTGACTATCGAAGATATATTAGAAGAAATTGTGGGTGATTTTACCACCTCGATGTCCCCTTCTTTAGCTGAAGAAGTGATGCCACAAAATGATGGCTCAGTGTTAATTGACGGCAGCGCTAATGTCCGCGAAATCAATAAAGCCTTCAATTGGGAGCTACCAGAGGATGGTGCACGTACGATTAATGGTATGTTACTTGAGTTCCTCGAAGAGATCCCAGAGACCAATACTAAAGTGAAACTGGGAACCTTTGCTATCGATATCCTCGATGTACAGGATAATATGGTTAAGCAAGTTCGAGTCGTCCCGAATAAGCCACTTAAACAAAGTTAA
- the rpsP gene encoding 30S ribosomal protein S16, translating into MVTIRLARHGAKKRPFYQVVVTDSRNARNGRFIERVGFFNPVASGQAEGLRLDLDRIEHWVGQGATLSDRVNALVKEAKKAA; encoded by the coding sequence ATGGTAACAATTCGTTTAGCACGTCACGGCGCAAAAAAGCGTCCGTTCTACCAAGTGGTTGTCACTGATAGCCGCAATGCACGTAACGGTCGTTTTATCGAGCGTGTTGGTTTCTTCAACCCGGTTGCTTCTGGCCAGGCTGAAGGTCTGCGTCTTGATTTAGATCGCATTGAACACTGGGTTGGTCAGGGTGCAACTCTGTCTGATCGTGTGAATGCACTAGTCAAAGAAGCAAAAAAAGCAGCTTAA
- the trmD gene encoding tRNA (guanosine(37)-N1)-methyltransferase TrmD, which produces MWIGVITLFPEMFRAITEYGVTGRAVKNGLLNIQCWSPRDFTHDKHRTVDDRPYGGGPGMLMMVQPLRDAIHAARAAAGDNAKVIYLSPQGRKLDQQGVCELATQHKLIFVCGRYEGIDERVINAEIDEEWSIGDYVLSGGELPAMTMIDSVSRFIPGVLGKQASADEDSFSEGLLDCPHYTRPEVLEGEEVPAVLLSGNHAEIKRWRMKQSLGRTWLRRPELLENLALTEEQVKLLNTFRKEYQQQHDDEEV; this is translated from the coding sequence ATGTGGATTGGTGTTATCACCCTGTTTCCTGAAATGTTTCGAGCGATTACCGAGTACGGGGTAACTGGCCGAGCGGTCAAAAATGGCCTGCTAAACATTCAATGCTGGAGTCCTCGTGATTTCACGCATGACAAGCATCGTACCGTGGACGATCGTCCATATGGTGGGGGGCCTGGAATGTTAATGATGGTTCAACCTCTACGGGATGCCATTCATGCAGCACGTGCCGCAGCGGGTGATAACGCGAAAGTGATTTATCTCTCGCCTCAAGGTCGCAAACTTGATCAACAAGGGGTTTGCGAGTTAGCGACACAGCATAAATTAATTTTTGTCTGTGGGCGTTATGAAGGGATTGATGAACGTGTAATCAATGCCGAAATTGATGAAGAATGGTCAATTGGCGATTATGTGTTAAGTGGTGGGGAGTTACCCGCTATGACGATGATTGACTCAGTCTCCCGGTTTATTCCTGGAGTATTGGGTAAACAAGCGTCGGCAGACGAGGATTCTTTTTCTGAAGGTTTACTCGACTGTCCACATTATACCCGACCTGAGGTGTTAGAAGGTGAAGAGGTCCCAGCAGTATTGCTGTCGGGAAATCACGCTGAGATAAAGCGCTGGCGCATGAAACAGTCGCTAGGACGTACTTGGTTAAGAAGACCTGAACTTCTGGAAAACCTGGCTCTGACTGAAGAGCAAGTAAAATTGTTGAATACGTTCCGTAAGGAATATCAACAACAACATGATGATGAGGAAGTCTGA
- a CDS encoding fimbrial biogenesis chaperone has translation MKRILIVLVILLVPFYTVASIRIMTTRVIINEADKEKTFIVRNISEKNPSLIQEWISELEDTGMDINENVPFLITPPIAKINKGKSKTLRIIPVEELRDKLPKDRESSFWINVLDVPPSSDVKNDNEINLAFRTRIKLFYRPSTLKGSTIEAVEDMKVDVKKNLTGYTIKLTNTQPYFISFAGFNLVNDNKTVASKPGKMLSPYSELYLNFENITENDLKFKIEYITELGAFVEKHYK, from the coding sequence ATGAAAAGAATACTAATAGTATTAGTAATTTTGCTCGTGCCTTTTTATACAGTCGCATCAATTAGAATAATGACTACCCGAGTTATCATTAATGAGGCAGATAAAGAAAAAACATTCATAGTACGTAATATCTCAGAAAAAAATCCATCGCTTATACAAGAGTGGATATCAGAGCTTGAAGATACTGGTATGGATATTAACGAAAATGTTCCCTTTTTAATCACTCCTCCTATCGCCAAAATTAATAAAGGGAAAAGTAAAACATTACGAATAATACCCGTAGAAGAGCTTAGAGATAAATTACCTAAAGATCGAGAAAGTTCATTTTGGATAAATGTACTTGATGTACCACCGAGTAGTGACGTTAAAAATGATAATGAGATCAACCTTGCTTTCAGAACAAGAATAAAATTGTTTTACAGGCCCTCTACACTCAAAGGCTCTACTATAGAAGCTGTCGAGGATATGAAAGTTGATGTCAAAAAAAATTTAACAGGATATACCATAAAGCTGACTAATACACAGCCATACTTCATATCATTCGCAGGATTTAACTTAGTAAATGACAACAAAACAGTAGCCAGCAAACCAGGAAAAATGTTATCCCCCTATTCAGAGCTGTATCTAAACTTTGAAAATATTACAGAAAACGATCTAAAATTCAAAATTGAATATATCACTGAGTTAGGGGCATTTGTTGAGAAGCATTATAAATGA
- a CDS encoding cytochrome C assembly family protein, giving the protein MSLFAIVALLAYSLSLALIIPSLLTRSNGWRMMAMFSAIVALICHGVAIEQRIFNLESSQNFSLLNIGSVISLIICAVMTIVASRNRGWLLLPFVYTFALINLAFATFVPNAFLTHLEATPGILVHIGLALFAYATLIIAALYALQLVWIDYQLKNKKLSFNHEMPPLMVLERKMFHITAVGFVLLTLVLASGIFYLQNFFSAENMDKAILSFLAWFVYLILLWGHYQKGWRGRRVVWFNCSGALLLTMAYFGSRVLQQLLTH; this is encoded by the coding sequence ATGTCTTTGTTTGCGATAGTGGCGTTACTCGCCTATTCCCTAAGTCTTGCGCTAATCATACCTAGCCTGCTGACTCGCAGTAATGGCTGGCGGATGATGGCTATGTTTTCTGCGATTGTGGCGCTTATTTGTCATGGCGTCGCGATTGAGCAACGGATCTTTAATCTCGAAAGTAGTCAGAATTTTAGCCTACTGAATATTGGTTCAGTGATAAGCCTGATTATCTGTGCGGTAATGACCATCGTTGCTTCACGTAACCGCGGCTGGCTATTACTCCCTTTTGTCTACACTTTCGCCCTCATCAACCTTGCTTTTGCTACGTTCGTCCCGAATGCTTTCTTAACGCATCTTGAAGCGACGCCAGGCATCTTAGTCCATATCGGTTTAGCGTTATTTGCCTACGCAACGCTGATCATCGCGGCGTTGTATGCCTTGCAACTGGTATGGATTGATTACCAGCTTAAGAATAAGAAGCTCTCTTTTAATCATGAAATGCCGCCATTAATGGTATTGGAACGTAAAATGTTTCATATCACAGCCGTCGGATTTGTCTTACTGACGTTAGTGTTAGCCAGTGGTATTTTTTACTTACAGAATTTCTTTAGTGCTGAGAACATGGATAAAGCTATCCTTTCTTTCTTAGCCTGGTTTGTTTATCTCATTTTACTTTGGGGGCATTACCAAAAAGGTTGGCGAGGACGCCGCGTCGTCTGGTTTAACTGTAGTGGTGCTCTTCTGCTCACGATGGCCTATTTCGGTAGCCGCGTACTCCAGCAATTACTCACTCATTAA
- the luxS gene encoding S-ribosylhomocysteine lyase: MPLLDSFTVDHTRMAAPAVRVAKTMNTPHGDTITVFDLRFCIPNKEVMPERGIHTLEHLFAGFMRNHLNGDGVEIIDISPMGCRTGFYMSLIGTPAEQRVATAWKAAMEDVLKVQDQKKIPELNEYQCGTYEMHSLSEAQDIARHIISHDVRVNHNQELELPPETLKELEI; this comes from the coding sequence ATGCCGTTATTGGATAGCTTTACAGTAGACCACACCCGTATGGCTGCGCCAGCAGTACGTGTGGCAAAAACCATGAATACTCCACATGGCGATACCATCACCGTATTCGATCTTCGTTTCTGTATTCCTAACAAAGAAGTCATGCCAGAACGCGGTATCCATACGTTAGAACATCTGTTTGCAGGCTTTATGCGTAATCATCTAAACGGTGATGGTGTAGAGATTATCGATATTTCGCCAATGGGATGCCGTACTGGTTTCTATATGAGCCTTATCGGTACACCAGCAGAGCAGCGCGTGGCGACTGCCTGGAAAGCTGCCATGGAAGATGTGCTGAAGGTTCAGGACCAAAAGAAAATTCCTGAATTGAACGAGTACCAATGCGGAACCTATGAAATGCACTCGCTGAGCGAAGCGCAAGATATTGCCCGCCATATCATTTCTCATGATGTGCGTGTCAATCATAACCAAGAATTAGAGCTTCCTCCAGAAACACTGAAAGAGTTAGAAATCTAA
- the ffh gene encoding signal recognition particle protein yields MFDNLTDRLSQTLRNISGRGRLTEENIKETLREVRMALLEADVALPVVREFIARVKESAVGHDVNKSLTPGQEFIKIVRDELVAAMGAENNALNLAAQPPAVILMAGLQGAGKTTSVGKLGKFLREKQKKKVLVVSADVYRPAAIRQLETLAEQVNIDFFPSDVSQKPVDIVNQALKEAKLKFYDVLIVDTAGRLHVDEAMMDEIKEVHAALNPVETLFVVDAMTGQDAANTAKAFNEALPLTGVVLTKVDGDARGGAALSIRHITGKPIKFMGVGEKTEALDPFYPDRIASRILGMGDMLSLIEDIESKVDQKEAEKLAKKLKSGDGFDLDDFLQQLKQMRNMGGLTSLMGKLPGMGQLPDNMKSQMDDKVLVRMEAIINSMTRQERAKPEIIKGSRKRRIATGCGLQVQDVNRLLKQFDDMQRMMKKMKKGGMAKMMRGMKGMMPPGFPGR; encoded by the coding sequence ATGTTTGATAACTTAACAGATCGATTGTCGCAAACATTGCGCAATATCAGCGGTCGCGGCAGGCTGACCGAAGAAAATATTAAAGAAACTCTGCGTGAAGTCCGTATGGCATTGCTTGAGGCGGATGTGGCGCTTCCCGTTGTGCGCGAGTTTATTGCCCGGGTAAAAGAGAGTGCAGTCGGGCATGATGTGAACAAAAGCCTTACCCCGGGACAAGAGTTCATCAAAATTGTACGTGATGAATTGGTCGCGGCGATGGGCGCGGAAAATAACGCCTTAAACCTTGCGGCACAGCCTCCCGCGGTAATCTTAATGGCTGGCCTACAAGGTGCGGGTAAAACTACCAGTGTCGGTAAACTTGGTAAGTTCCTGCGCGAAAAGCAGAAGAAAAAGGTTTTAGTCGTCTCTGCCGACGTATACCGCCCGGCAGCAATTCGCCAGCTTGAAACCTTAGCTGAGCAAGTGAATATCGATTTCTTCCCTTCTGATGTCAGTCAGAAGCCTGTAGATATCGTGAACCAAGCACTGAAAGAAGCAAAATTAAAATTTTATGATGTATTAATCGTCGATACCGCAGGGCGTTTACACGTCGACGAAGCGATGATGGACGAAATTAAAGAGGTTCACGCAGCGCTGAACCCAGTGGAAACACTGTTTGTCGTCGATGCCATGACGGGACAAGATGCGGCGAACACGGCAAAAGCCTTTAACGAAGCGTTGCCGCTAACTGGCGTGGTGTTAACCAAGGTTGATGGTGATGCGCGCGGTGGTGCTGCACTGTCAATTCGTCATATCACGGGTAAACCGATTAAATTCATGGGTGTCGGTGAGAAGACCGAAGCCCTAGACCCGTTCTATCCAGATCGTATTGCCTCGCGGATTTTAGGCATGGGCGACATGCTTTCTCTTATCGAAGATATTGAAAGCAAAGTTGACCAAAAAGAAGCCGAAAAACTGGCGAAGAAGCTTAAGAGTGGCGATGGTTTCGATTTAGATGACTTCCTGCAGCAATTAAAACAGATGCGTAACATGGGTGGACTGACTAGCCTGATGGGCAAATTGCCAGGCATGGGCCAGCTGCCAGATAACATGAAATCGCAAATGGACGATAAGGTGTTGGTCCGTATGGAAGCCATCATCAACTCCATGACGCGCCAAGAACGTGCTAAGCCTGAGATTATCAAGGGATCACGTAAACGCCGTATTGCGACAGGCTGTGGCTTACAAGTTCAGGATGTGAATCGTCTACTTAAGCAATTCGACGATATGCAGCGCATGATGAAGAAAATGAAGAAGGGTGGTATGGCCAAGATGATGCGTGGCATGAAAGGCATGATGCCACCTGGATTCCCTGGGCGCTAA